In Microbulbifer sp. THAF38, the sequence GGTATTGCTGCTCTGGTTGTGTGACCTCCCTCTCTGGCTGTTCTGGCTCTCTCTGTTGCTTGTCTGCGTCTATGCCTTTTTAGAGAAACGCCGTCTGGGGCGAATGGTTGGGGTTATATCGACCCGGGAGCGCCGCTGGTTTTGGCGGGGTGAGAGTGATGAGGAGCGTGAATTTGAGTTTTGCGGTGAGCTGGTGTTGTTGCAGTGGCTGCTGGTAATCCGCGGACGCGATCAGGCCGGCGCACCCCTGCGCCTTGTGCTGGCGCGGGATGCGCTTAATGGGGACGACTGGCGCCGATTGCAGGTGGCATTGCGTTATTCACGTTAGGGCGGATTTCTGCCCGCCCTAACCGCGCTACTTAAATAAACTGCCGCTGATTGGCGTAGTTTTCCGGTACCAATACCGTATCCATAGCCAGTTCCCTGAGACCCGGATAGTCGAGGGAGTAGTGCAGCCCGCGACTCTCGCGGCGGTCCAGGGCCGAGCGGATAATCAACTCGGAAACCAAGGCCAAGTTGCGCAGCTCCACCAGGTCGTTGGTGATACGGTAGTTGGCGTAAAACTCCAGGATCTCCCTCTGCAGCAGCTTCACCCTGTGCTGGGCGCGCAGCAGGCGTTTGCGGGTGCGCACGATTCCCACGTAGTCCCACATAAAGCGGCGCAATTCATCCCAGTTGTGGGAGATCACCACGTCTTCATCGGAATCCGTCACCCGCGAGGCATCCCACTCCGGCGCCTTGCGCGGTGCTTGCACTGATTCGAGATGTTCATCGATATGCAGAGCGGCCGAGCGGGCATATACCAAACATTCCAGCAATGAGTTGCTGGCCAGGCGATTGGCACCGTGCAGACCGGTAAAAGTGGTTTCACCGATAGCGTAAAGTTGATCGAGGTCGGTGCGCCCATGCTGGTCAACCATGATGCCGCCGCAGGTGTAGTGAGCGGCAGGCACCACAGGAATGGGCTCTTTGGTCATATCTATGCCGTACTTCAGGCAGTTGCTGTATACGGTGGGGAAGTGCTCGCGCACAAAAGCGGGATCTTTGTGGGAGATATCCAGGTAGAGGCAGTCGGCACCGAGGCGTTTCATCTCGTGGTCGATAGCGCGGGCGACGATATCCCTGGGGGCCAGCTCGCCGCGCCTGTCGAAACGCTCCATAAAGCGGCTGCCATCGGGTAATTTCAGTTGCGCGCCCTCACCGCGCAGAGCCTCGGTAATCAGGAAAGCCTTGGCCTTGGGATGGTAGAGGCAGGTGGGGTGGAATTGGTTGAATTCCATATTGGCCACTCGGCAACCGGCGCGCCAGGCCATGGCAATGCCGTCGCCACTGGCGCCATCGGGGTTACTGGTATATAGGTATGCCTTACTCGCGCCGCCGGTGGCGAGAATTACCGCCTTGGCTTGCAGCAGCTCCACATCTTCTGTGGTTTTATTCAGTACATAGGCACCGGCGCAGCGAAAGCGGCCTTTTTGCGGGTCAGGCTGGCGGATCAGGTCTATAGCTACATGATGCTCAAAGCAATCGATGTTCGGGCTGTTGAGAACTTTTACCAGTAGAGAGCTGTGTACTGCTCGACCGGTGGCATCGGCGCTGTGAATAATGCGGCGATGGCTGTGGCCTCCCTCTTTGGTCAGGTGGTAGTCCTCGCCTTCGCGGGTGAAGTCCACGCCCTGGTCGATCAACCAGCGAATGGCCGCGGTGCTCTCTTCCACGGTGAAGCGCACAGACGATGGGTGGCAGAGTCCGGCACCCGCGTCTAATGTGTCTGCAATATGTGACTCCACCGAATCCATCTCGTCCAACACTGCGGCGATGCCCCCCTGGGCGAACCAGGTTGAGCCGTCCTGCAGGCGCTGCTTGGAGAGCAGGGCTACTCGGTACTTGGCCGAGAGATGCAGGGCCAGGGTGAGGCCGGCGGCGCCGCTGCCGATGACAAGAACGTCGTAGTTTACCTGGGCATTCATAGATTTCATTTATCTTTTAGGGTCGCGTAGTATAGCGCCTCTTATTTTTTCGTCGATTTGACGTGGAACTTATGTCCTATTGTCAGTGTCTTCAACACAGTAAAAGAAACGCCTGCGCAGGCAGCCCTTTAATAAATAGTCGTGGCACCCGCAGTGTGGCTGGATATGGGAGTTGGGGATGACAGCGCATCAGGCGTCAACGAGTGACCGTGAGCTGGTAGAGCGGGTTCAAAAGGGAGATAAACGCGCTTTTGACCTTTTAGTGCTCAAGTATCAACACAAAATAGTTGCTGTAGTCAGCAGGTTCATCAAGGACCATAGTGAGGTACAGGATGTGACTCAGGAGGCCTTTATCAAGGCCTACCGGGCGCTCGCCAATTTCCGTGGCGACAGCGCCTTTTACACATGGATGTACCGGATTGCGATTAATACCGCCAAAAACCACCTGGTTTCCCGCAGCCGCAGGCCCCCGTCTTCCGATGTGGATCTAGAGGATGCCGAGTTCTACTCCGGCGCCGACCTGTTGCGGGACAACGAAACGCCTGAAAACCAGTTGTTTCGCGACCAGCTGGAATCTGCGGTGCATCGCGCCATACGCGCACTGCCAGAGGACCTGCGCTCAGCGGTTACGCTGAGGGAGCTTGAGGGACTGAGCTATGAGGAGATCGCCGAGGTGATGGGATGCCCGGTGGGTACGGTGCGTTCGAGAATATTTCGTGCACGGGAAGCTATTGACCGGACAGTCCAGGCCGTGATGGCCGGTGAGCCGGAAACACTGGGTGACCGAGGTTAAATTTGCGGAAAATTTTCCCAATTGGGGAAACAAACCGCCGAGAGCCCGGTCTTATCTCATACCAACTATGGTGCGTGTGGGCACCGAATAAACGATTGCACAAGAGGGTTAACCCCTATGTCCCACGGGAATCATCAGGAACGTCTCAACGAGTCGCTCTCGGCGCTTATGGATGGCGAAGTCAGCGAGTTGGAGCTGCAACGGCTGTTAAAAGCCTCTGCGGCTTCTGAAGAGTTGGGTGAGCGCTGGTCACGCTACCAACTGGCGGCGAGTGTTATGCGCCGCGAACAGGTCGCCTCCGTCGAAAGCGGCCTCGCTGCGAGTATCTCTGCGGCGATCGATCTCGAAGAGCCTCTGTCACAAGCCGGGAATGGTGGTGCCGTTGCGGCCAATGGGTTGATCAACAACCGTTGGTGGCGTCCGCTCTCACGCGGTGCGATAGCGGCCACAGTGGCATTTGCCGCAATCCTGGGGGTTCAACAGATTAGCGATACCCAGCAGAATCCAGTGCAGGGTAATGAGCTAGTGGCGGAAGTCGAACGACCGGCACAGCCGGTGGTGCAATCTGCCCCACAGCCGTCCGGCTTCTATGTACCGGCTCCATCCACCCGTTCGGTGAGTACCGCAACTCCGAGTTTCGTGCCCGAGCAACGGGGTGTGGTCGGTCAGCAGGTGATTCAGCAGGTGCCTACGCCGGAGCTGATGCGCCATTTGAACCGCGTAATGATTCAGCACTCTGAGCAGGCGGCGCATGTCGGCAGCCAGGGTATGGTGCCTTTCGCTCGCGCGACTTACGGCGAACAAGTTGGAATGTAGTGTGACGAAAGTCGTTTTCAGGGGGAGCCTTATCCGTATTGGAATTCTCAGGGCCAGCAAATTACTGCTGGCCTCCTCTCTGCTGGCGCCGCTGGCGTTTGCGCAGGAGTCCGCCAACACTGTTAACACTATCCCCTCCAGTGCGCCAAGTACTGTGAATCTCGATATGGCCAGCTCCCAGGCAGCGACTGGCGCAGTGGCAGCCTCTGTTGAGGTGGCCGATCCGGCTGCTGAACAGGATGGCCGGGCCCCTACCAATGCCGAGCCTGAGATTGTCGACCCTACCGTGCTCTCTTCCGAAGCCCTGGTCAGTCCAGGTGCGGTGTCTGTCGCGGTGGCCGGCAATGAAGTGGAGCAGTGGCTGGCCAAGCTTGCCAAGGCGGTTGCCGAGTTGGAGTACAGCGGGTTGGTCACCTTTGAGCACGCCGGCATGCTCGAAACCCTACAGGTTGTGCATGCGGTGCGCGACGGCGAGCAGGTGGAGCGTGTGCGTTACCTGAGCGGCGAGCCGCGTGAATTAATCAGTCATGGCAGCGGCAGCAACTGCGAGTACGGTGTGTCGCCAAGTGCGCGGGCCACACTGTGGAACGCAGTGGGGCAGCAGCAGGTACAGCGCGCTTATCAATTTATTTTGCGTGGCGAGGAGCGTATTGCCGATCGCGACGCGGTGGTGATCGAGGCCCGGCCGCGGGATCGTTATCGCCTTGGGCTGGTGGTCAGCTTGGACCGGGAAACCGGTCTGCCCCTTAAAACCATGTTGGTGAGCACTCAGGGCCGTGTCCTGGAACGTTACCAATTCGTACAGCTGGACCTGACACCTGTTGAAGATAGTGCCCTAGAGGCTGTCTCCAGTAATGCGCGACGGGTTGATAATCGCACTAGTTGTGAATCTTCCCAGAGCCGCTGGCAAGTGCGCTGGCTGCCGGAAGGGTTCAAGGTGGTATCGGTCAAACCCCTCTCCGATGGGGATATGATGGTCTTCAGTGACGGCCTGGGCGTATTTACCGTGTTTGTGCAGCGCCTGGGTCCTGAGCTCAAGGAGTTTAAAGGTCGGGCCATACGCGGTGCTACCGTGGCCTATATGGACCGAATGGAAGTCAATGGCGTGGCTTACACCATCACTGTAGTTGGGGAGATCCCCGATGCTACGGCGCGCAGAGTAGCCAGCTCTATCGCTGAAAAAGGTTGAGAGCCGTGCTGGAAGAGCGCGGCCGTATTGTGGCCATAGAGTCCGATGCTATCTGGGTTGAAACTATCCAGCGCAGTGCCTGTAATGGCTGTGAGGCCAAATCCGGCTGCGGCACAGGGCTCCTTGGCGACTTCTTTTCCTCTTCCACAAGGGTGAGAGCCGTTCTCAACGGCTACCCGGCCAATAAAATTTCCTTGAATGATACTGCGGTGATTGGCATCGCCGAAAATGCCCTTACCAGCAGTACCCTGCTGGTTTATCTATTGCCCCTGGTTTCCCTGGTGCTTGTTGCTCTGCTGGGGGATTACCTTTTCGCTGAAGCTGGTGCGGTAATTGGTGCCGTGCTGGGCCTGTTAGGAGGTGCTCTCGGAGTGCGCTGGTACAGTCGCCGCCAAGCTTCCAACCCCACCTACACGCCAGTGCTGTTGCGAATCGAGCACAACAGCGGGCACGGATAACTAAATCTAAACTGATAACTCCAAAGATTAATTGGAGTCTTTCCATGTTGGCCCGCTGCTATATCGAGCGCTGGCCTCTGCGCACGGCCTTTGTCATTTCCCGTGGGGCTCGCACTGAGGCAGAAGTCGTCGTGGTGGAGGTAAAACTGGAAGGTCGTGTGGGTATTGGGGAGTGCACTCCCTATGCCCGCTATGGCGAGAGTCCCGATTCGGTCGTGCGACAGCTCGAGCCCCTGCTTTCCGAGCTAGCTGCCGGCTTAAAGAGAAATGCTTTGGCGTCGCGGCTGCCTGCAGGGGCAGCGCGCAATGCCTTGGATTGCGCTCTCGCAGACTGGGAGGCGAAGTACAAAGATGAAACTTTTGCCGGCCCCGACTCCCTCCCCACCGTACAGACTTTGGTAATCGATAGCCCGGAAGCTATGGCTCTGGCTGCGGGTGAGGCTGCTTCCCAGGGAGTGGAGGTGCTAAAGCTCAAGCTGGACGATCACCTGGTCTATGAGCGGGTGGCGGCTGTGCGTGCTGCCGCACCCAAAGCTCAGATGGTAATTGATGCCAACGAGGCTTGGCACAGCGCTGACCTGGTCGAGCGCTGCCAACAGCTTGCGGATTTGGGGGTTGCGATGCTGGAGCAGCCCCTGCCTGCCGGTGACGATGAATTTCTTGCCACATTTACACACCCCCTGCCTATCTGTGCCGATGAAAGCTGCCACACCCGCGCCGACTTGCCACGCCTAAGAGGGCGCTACGAAATGGTCAATATCAAGCTCGATAAAACGGGGGGGATTCGCGAGGCCGAAGCTCTGGCGGAGGAGGCGTCCGCGCAGGGTTTTGAGCTGATGCTCGGTTGCATGCTGTGTACTTCAAGGGCAATTCGCGCAGCCTGGCCTTTGGGGCCAAAGGCGCGCTATCTGGACCTGGATGGCCCCACTTGGCTGGCGAGGGATACCGAGCCTCCGCTGCGTTTTACCGCCGGCAGGGTTTATTGGTCGTAAGTGAGTAGATCTATCAGAATACTTAGGTACTCTTCGCTGGCAGCATCGGCAGAGATGGGGGGAAACTCCACAGTAATACAGGGCAGGGCGTGTTCAGCGCACCAGGTACCGAAAGAGCCTGGCGTTTGGTAGCCTATCTGCTCGATTAGTGGCAGCTGCATGCCCTCGGCCAGCCAAGCTCCCAGTTCAGTTTTATCCGGGTCTTCCACACAGCCCAAAGGCTCGTGGATGGATACTGTCCAAGGGGGCGCTAGTGTGGCAATCAGTTGGCACAGTGCGGAGGTCTCGCTCTCTGAAGCGGGGCTATCGCCGGTGCTCAGTTGGACGTCGCGGGCATCCGCCGCGCTGTTCCAGCGGTACACATTGCCATCGCCATCCCAGTTCTTTGTGGCAAAGTTGCGGTTCAGGTCCACCCCATGTGCATTACAGCGGGTGCCCAGTTGGCAACCATCGGGGTTTACCGCCAGTATCACATGGTGCTTGAGGTGGCCCGCTGCCAGTGAGCGCAATGCACAAGAGAGCGCCACCACAGCGGCGACCTCATCGCCGTGTGTGCCGGCCATTACCAGGCCCGCTTTGTGGCCGGATTGGGCGGGAAAATAAAAAAGTGGCGCGCCCAGGGCACTGTATCCGTACAGCTCTCTGGGAAGGTGGAATTGGCCTCGCTGTGGGCGTGGGCGCAGTTTGGACATCGCTGGCCTTTACACAGATTTACATAAGGCAAGAGAACTTTTGTGGCTGTATAGCCACTAAATCGTTACTGAATGTCCCCAAAGGGGCCGGAGCTATTTTGCCATGGCAAGCCCTGGAAGGGATTCAAATTCCAATGGTTTCATATTAGAAGGGAACACTAGGGGTAACAAACCTATGGTTAAACGCTGTACACAATATCTCTTGGTACTCTGTCTTTTGGTTTCCGGCGCTGCCAGTGCGCGCGGGCTGCCAGAACTTACCGAACTGATCGAGGAGAACTCCCCTGCGGTGGTCAAGATCAACACCGTGGATCGCAGCCGTATGGCTCGCGGCAATAACAATGCGCCGCAATACCAGCAGGAGATCCCCGACATTTTCCGCCATCTGCTCGAGCCGCGCCGGAACCAGCGCCCGGTGGCCAGCATGGGTTCCGGTTTTATCATCTCCAA encodes:
- a CDS encoding protein YgfX; the protein is MTTPVCSSNSPPQYYERSARLSCVVARSSLLHLFLLLATGQAVLLLWLCDLPLWLFWLSLLLVCVYAFLEKRRLGRMVGVISTRERRWFWRGESDEEREFEFCGELVLLQWLLVIRGRDQAGAPLRLVLARDALNGDDWRRLQVALRYSR
- the mpaA gene encoding murein tripeptide amidase MpaA, which codes for MSKLRPRPQRGQFHLPRELYGYSALGAPLFYFPAQSGHKAGLVMAGTHGDEVAAVVALSCALRSLAAGHLKHHVILAVNPDGCQLGTRCNAHGVDLNRNFATKNWDGDGNVYRWNSAADARDVQLSTGDSPASESETSALCQLIATLAPPWTVSIHEPLGCVEDPDKTELGAWLAEGMQLPLIEQIGYQTPGSFGTWCAEHALPCITVEFPPISADAASEEYLSILIDLLTYDQ
- the nadB gene encoding L-aspartate oxidase; translation: MNAQVNYDVLVIGSGAAGLTLALHLSAKYRVALLSKQRLQDGSTWFAQGGIAAVLDEMDSVESHIADTLDAGAGLCHPSSVRFTVEESTAAIRWLIDQGVDFTREGEDYHLTKEGGHSHRRIIHSADATGRAVHSSLLVKVLNSPNIDCFEHHVAIDLIRQPDPQKGRFRCAGAYVLNKTTEDVELLQAKAVILATGGASKAYLYTSNPDGASGDGIAMAWRAGCRVANMEFNQFHPTCLYHPKAKAFLITEALRGEGAQLKLPDGSRFMERFDRRGELAPRDIVARAIDHEMKRLGADCLYLDISHKDPAFVREHFPTVYSNCLKYGIDMTKEPIPVVPAAHYTCGGIMVDQHGRTDLDQLYAIGETTFTGLHGANRLASNSLLECLVYARSAALHIDEHLESVQAPRKAPEWDASRVTDSDEDVVISHNWDELRRFMWDYVGIVRTRKRLLRAQHRVKLLQREILEFYANYRITNDLVELRNLALVSELIIRSALDRRESRGLHYSLDYPGLRELAMDTVLVPENYANQRQFI
- a CDS encoding MucB/RseB C-terminal domain-containing protein, whose product is MTKVVFRGSLIRIGILRASKLLLASSLLAPLAFAQESANTVNTIPSSAPSTVNLDMASSQAATGAVAASVEVADPAAEQDGRAPTNAEPEIVDPTVLSSEALVSPGAVSVAVAGNEVEQWLAKLAKAVAELEYSGLVTFEHAGMLETLQVVHAVRDGEQVERVRYLSGEPRELISHGSGSNCEYGVSPSARATLWNAVGQQQVQRAYQFILRGEERIADRDAVVIEARPRDRYRLGLVVSLDRETGLPLKTMLVSTQGRVLERYQFVQLDLTPVEDSALEAVSSNARRVDNRTSCESSQSRWQVRWLPEGFKVVSVKPLSDGDMMVFSDGLGVFTVFVQRLGPELKEFKGRAIRGATVAYMDRMEVNGVAYTITVVGEIPDATARRVASSIAEKG
- a CDS encoding SoxR reducing system RseC family protein, which produces MLEERGRIVAIESDAIWVETIQRSACNGCEAKSGCGTGLLGDFFSSSTRVRAVLNGYPANKISLNDTAVIGIAENALTSSTLLVYLLPLVSLVLVALLGDYLFAEAGAVIGAVLGLLGGALGVRWYSRRQASNPTYTPVLLRIEHNSGHG
- the ycjG gene encoding L-Ala-D/L-Glu epimerase, which gives rise to MLARCYIERWPLRTAFVISRGARTEAEVVVVEVKLEGRVGIGECTPYARYGESPDSVVRQLEPLLSELAAGLKRNALASRLPAGAARNALDCALADWEAKYKDETFAGPDSLPTVQTLVIDSPEAMALAAGEAASQGVEVLKLKLDDHLVYERVAAVRAAAPKAQMVIDANEAWHSADLVERCQQLADLGVAMLEQPLPAGDDEFLATFTHPLPICADESCHTRADLPRLRGRYEMVNIKLDKTGGIREAEALAEEASAQGFELMLGCMLCTSRAIRAAWPLGPKARYLDLDGPTWLARDTEPPLRFTAGRVYWS
- a CDS encoding sigma-E factor negative regulatory protein; translated protein: MSHGNHQERLNESLSALMDGEVSELELQRLLKASAASEELGERWSRYQLAASVMRREQVASVESGLAASISAAIDLEEPLSQAGNGGAVAANGLINNRWWRPLSRGAIAATVAFAAILGVQQISDTQQNPVQGNELVAEVERPAQPVVQSAPQPSGFYVPAPSTRSVSTATPSFVPEQRGVVGQQVIQQVPTPELMRHLNRVMIQHSEQAAHVGSQGMVPFARATYGEQVGM
- the rpoE gene encoding RNA polymerase sigma factor RpoE; translated protein: MTAHQASTSDRELVERVQKGDKRAFDLLVLKYQHKIVAVVSRFIKDHSEVQDVTQEAFIKAYRALANFRGDSAFYTWMYRIAINTAKNHLVSRSRRPPSSDVDLEDAEFYSGADLLRDNETPENQLFRDQLESAVHRAIRALPEDLRSAVTLRELEGLSYEEIAEVMGCPVGTVRSRIFRAREAIDRTVQAVMAGEPETLGDRG